The genomic region GCGCGCAGCCCGATCACCTTGACGTCGCCCTTGGCCGGCCCCTTCTTGCCCTTGATGACCCCGACCACGCCGGTCGTGCCGAGCCCGGTCGCGACCTCGTCGCAGCCGAACTCGCGCAACCGGTCGGCGACGAATGATGCAGTGCGGTGGACATCGTAGAGCAGCTCGGGGTTTTCATGGATGTCGCGGCGCCAGGCCTGGATATCGGGTTGCAGATCGGCGACGCGGTTCACGATGGGCATGAGAATTCTGGCCTCAGAGGTTGGACGTAAGTGATCTCTAGCATGCAAGAGCCGGTCCACCCAAACAGATGTGGCATGCTCGCGGCTGGGGCCTGCATTCGCAAACGGGATGCAGGCCGTCCCTTGCTGGACTTTGCGCAGACCTCAGGCCTGATATCATCGCATCCGACCAAAGCCTAATGGTGCGGGACATATCCCGCACAGATACTACCCCAGGTTTTCCGCGCCGAAATCCTCTCGCCTTCCAACAAGGAGCGGCTGCATGACGCCGGATCAAGCGGTCCTGTTTTCCACCATCATCCTGCTGGTGCCGATGGGATACTTCCTGCTGGCGGCACCGGCGTTCCTGCTTGTGAAGCTCGACGTCCCGCCGGTCACGCGGCTGCTGCGCGGCATGTTCAATGCCTACTTCGTCGTGCTTACTGTCTCGGGCGTGATCGGCACGCTCGCCTTTGCCACGGCCGGCCGGTTTTCCGTTGCGCTCGGCATCGCCTTGATCGCGGGGTTCGCGGTGCTGGCGCGACAATGGTTTCTGCGGCGGCTCGATGCAGAGGCGGACGCGAGAGACGCCGGCGATCCCACCGCCGTGCGGCGGCTGCGCCAGCTGCATTGGGGCGGCATGCTGTGCAACGCGGTGCAGGTGTTCGTTCTGGTCGGCAGCATTCCTTACATGGCACCGCTGCCCTGATCGCTCGTCCGGATGCGGTTCCCGGCCGTCGCTATGCGTCACGTTTCCGATGCGGATCGTACTTCGAAAGAACGTCCTTGAGGTAATCCCGGCTTTTCCATTCCGGAGCGGGCGGCTCGTACCCGGGCCGAGGTACGTACAGATTCGCCGGTACGTCTGCTGAAGCGCCCATCAGGTCCGGAACGTAGCGCGGGCAATTCGGGAAGATTTCACATTTGACGCGCACGACGACCTTCGCGCCATGATGCCCGGCAAGCGCCTCTGCGCTGTCGTGGATCGTCGCTTTGCCCCGGATGCGCGTGCGAAACGTCTTGCCGTCGAGCCGTACGAACAACAACCCGACGTTCGGATTGCGGTGAATGTTGCCGAGCGTCCGATACATGTTGTTGCCGTCGTACTCAGGGAATTCAAGCGTATCGGGCCCGGTGATCTTCACGAAGCCGGGATCGCCGGAACGCATTGAGCAATCGACGCTATCCTGATAGCTGGTCGCGATGAAAAAGAATCGCGTTTCCTCGATGAGCTTGCGGTCCTGTTCCCAGAACTCGAAGTGGAGGCGATGCTTCTCGAGGCCGTCGGCGACACGACGACCGTCGAAGCGGTCCTGCAACTCACGCATTCCGTCGTGGTAGAAAGGGGCGCGGACTGGGTCGGCCACGGCAATCCTCCGGCAAGCTGAGCAATCGATCTGCACTTTGACGTGGCCGGGATTTTCCTTGGCAGTTCACCCGGCCAGCAAAGCGAAAGACTATTCATTCGGCATGGGCGTGGAAAGCCACCCAGGTCCGAAGCGGGTGAAAAGGCGTCGATGACGGCCGTTCCCTACCCCGAGGTGAGCATCTGGCTGCGGATCTCCTGCGCGGTGCGGCGCAGCGGCAGCAGGAATTTCTTGCGCGCGCCGGCTTCGCTCACCGTCCCCGAGATCGTGTTGACGCTGAGCGCGGCGACCACCGC from Bradyrhizobium elkanii USDA 76 harbors:
- a CDS encoding pyridoxamine 5'-phosphate oxidase family protein, which codes for MADPVRAPFYHDGMRELQDRFDGRRVADGLEKHRLHFEFWEQDRKLIEETRFFFIATSYQDSVDCSMRSGDPGFVKITGPDTLEFPEYDGNNMYRTLGNIHRNPNVGLLFVRLDGKTFRTRIRGKATIHDSAEALAGHHGAKVVVRVKCEIFPNCPRYVPDLMGASADVPANLYVPRPGYEPPAPEWKSRDYLKDVLSKYDPHRKRDA